Proteins from one Oscillatoria nigro-viridis PCC 7112 genomic window:
- a CDS encoding polynucleotide kinase-phosphatase produces the protein MKITLPELSLVVLIGASGSGKSTFARQHFLPTEIISSDYCRGLVSDDENNQAATADAFEVLHLIAAKRLAAGKLTVIDATNVQPESRKPLVELARKYHCFLVAIVLDLPEKLCGDRNQQRANRNFGNHVIRRHVQNLKRSLKSLDREGFRYVYVLRSPEEIEAVEVERQPLWNNRKHDRGPFDIIGDVHGCCDELEQLLQQLGYQIVEKTAESAFWNFPTYAHPEGRKAVFLGDLVDRGPRILDTLKLVRNMVLAETALCVAGNHDIKLLRKLNGKNVKINHGLEQTLAEIAALPDEFRESAETEIRQFLDSLIGHYVLDGGKLVVAHAGMKAEFQGRASRRIRDFALYGETTGEIDEFGLPVRYNWAAEYRGQAAVVYGHTPVPETEWFNNTVDIDTGCVFGGKLTALRYPEREFVSVPAARIYCEPAKPILFQDSPTPLNNRDINSPAIDSGLAEVSLTAQQQFDDVLDIADVLGKRIISTRLQRNITIKEENAIAALEVMSRFAANPKWLIYLPPTMSPAATSNEPGLLEHPAEAFTYYQQQGISTVVCEEKHMGSRAVVIVCRDESAAKLRFGILNSSIGICYTRTGRHFFNNSTLQTDFLVRINTALTASNFWDRFQTDWVCLDCELMPWSAKAQELLQKQYAAVGTASNSAFADAIKNLEQASQRGVEVSSLLTRYQERAELADRYVHAYQRYCWPVKSLSDLKLAPFHILATEGTVHTDKNHCWHMEEISQFCKADPELLLATEYKIVEIADFDSRFAGIQWWEKLTAAGGEGMVVKPMDFIVKNSKGLVQPAVKCRGKEYLRIIYGLEYSLPEHLEKLRSRGLSSKRSLALREFALGVEALERFVAGAPLRQVHECVFGVLAMESEPVDPRL, from the coding sequence ATGAAAATTACGCTTCCAGAACTATCCCTAGTCGTTCTCATCGGTGCATCTGGTTCCGGCAAATCCACCTTTGCGCGGCAGCACTTCCTACCTACAGAAATCATTTCATCGGATTACTGCCGCGGCTTGGTTTCCGACGACGAAAACAATCAAGCCGCCACCGCTGATGCTTTTGAAGTATTGCATTTAATCGCTGCTAAACGTCTGGCTGCAGGTAAGCTAACTGTGATTGATGCCACAAACGTTCAGCCGGAAAGCCGCAAACCTTTGGTGGAATTAGCCCGAAAATACCATTGCTTTTTGGTTGCTATTGTGCTAGATTTACCAGAAAAATTGTGTGGCGATCGCAATCAACAACGTGCAAACCGCAATTTTGGAAATCATGTGATTCGCCGCCACGTTCAGAATTTAAAGCGATCGCTCAAATCTCTAGATAGGGAAGGATTTCGCTACGTTTACGTCCTCCGTTCCCCAGAGGAAATCGAGGCGGTGGAAGTCGAGAGACAACCGCTGTGGAACAACCGCAAACACGATCGCGGCCCTTTTGACATTATCGGCGACGTTCACGGCTGCTGCGACGAATTGGAACAATTGCTGCAACAGTTGGGCTATCAAATTGTTGAAAAAACCGCCGAATCTGCTTTTTGGAATTTTCCTACCTACGCGCACCCAGAAGGGCGCAAAGCGGTGTTTTTGGGCGATTTGGTCGATCGGGGCCCGCGCATTCTCGACACCCTCAAACTCGTGCGAAACATGGTACTCGCAGAAACAGCTTTGTGCGTAGCTGGAAATCACGACATCAAACTGCTGCGAAAACTCAACGGCAAAAATGTCAAAATCAACCACGGACTCGAACAAACCTTAGCAGAAATAGCAGCTTTGCCAGACGAATTTCGCGAATCTGCTGAAACAGAAATCCGCCAATTTCTAGACAGTTTAATCGGCCATTACGTCCTCGATGGCGGAAAATTAGTCGTCGCCCACGCCGGGATGAAAGCTGAATTTCAGGGACGCGCATCGCGCCGCATTCGAGATTTCGCCTTGTACGGAGAAACAACTGGCGAAATCGATGAATTCGGCTTGCCCGTCCGCTACAATTGGGCCGCCGAATATCGAGGTCAGGCAGCGGTTGTTTACGGACACACCCCCGTTCCAGAAACAGAATGGTTTAACAATACTGTTGATATTGACACCGGCTGCGTTTTCGGAGGCAAACTAACAGCTTTGCGGTATCCCGAAAGAGAATTTGTCAGCGTTCCTGCTGCTAGAATTTACTGCGAACCTGCCAAACCGATCCTCTTTCAAGACAGCCCAACTCCACTTAACAATAGAGACATTAATTCACCCGCGATCGATAGCGGTTTGGCGGAAGTAAGTCTCACCGCCCAACAGCAGTTTGATGACGTATTAGACATTGCCGACGTACTCGGAAAACGCATCATTTCAACTCGCCTGCAAAGGAACATTACGATTAAAGAAGAAAATGCGATCGCAGCCCTAGAAGTAATGAGTCGGTTTGCAGCAAATCCCAAATGGCTGATTTATTTGCCCCCCACAATGTCTCCCGCTGCTACCTCCAACGAACCAGGACTTTTAGAACATCCAGCCGAAGCATTTACCTACTACCAACAGCAGGGGATATCGACAGTTGTGTGCGAAGAAAAGCACATGGGTTCCCGTGCAGTTGTTATTGTTTGCCGCGATGAATCTGCTGCTAAACTGCGATTCGGAATTCTCAACAGTAGCATTGGCATTTGCTACACCCGCACTGGACGGCATTTCTTCAATAATTCTACTTTACAAACCGATTTTTTGGTCAGAATAAATACTGCTTTAACTGCTAGCAATTTTTGGGATAGATTTCAAACTGACTGGGTTTGTTTGGACTGCGAATTGATGCCTTGGTCTGCCAAAGCTCAAGAATTATTGCAAAAACAATACGCTGCTGTAGGAACAGCTTCTAATAGTGCATTTGCGGATGCGATTAAAAACTTAGAACAGGCAAGCCAGCGGGGAGTTGAAGTTAGTTCTTTGCTAACTCGCTACCAAGAGCGAGCCGAACTAGCCGATCGCTATGTTCATGCCTATCAGCGCTACTGCTGGCCAGTGAAATCGCTCTCCGACCTCAAATTAGCACCTTTTCACATCTTGGCAACTGAGGGAACAGTTCACACTGACAAAAATCACTGCTGGCACATGGAAGAGATTTCACAATTTTGTAAAGCTGACCCGGAATTGCTGTTAGCTACTGAATACAAAATCGTTGAAATTGCCGATTTTGACAGCAGATTCGCAGGGATTCAATGGTGGGAAAAACTGACGGCGGCGGGAGGCGAAGGAATGGTTGTTAAACCAATGGATTTTATTGTGAAAAATAGCAAAGGACTCGTACAGCCTGCGGTAAAATGTCGCGGTAAAGAGTATTTGCGAATTATTTACGGTCTGGAATATTCTTTGCCGGAACATTTAGAAAAACTGCGATCGCGCGGACTTTCCAGCAAGCGTTCTTTGGCGTTGCGAGAGTTTGCTCTCGGTGTAGAAGCATTGGAGAGATTTGTGGCGGGTGCTCCATTGAGACAAGTTCACGAGTGCGTTTTCGGAGTTTTAGCGATGGAGAGCGAACCTGTCGATCCGAGGCTGTAA
- a CDS encoding argininosuccinate synthase, giving the protein MSRAKKVVLAYSGGVDTSVCIPYLKNEWGVEEVITLAADLGQGDELEPIRKKALASGASESLVIDATEEFVKDYAFPAIQANALYENRYPLSTALARPLIAKLLVEAAEKYGADAIAHGCTGKGNDQVRFDVSIGALNPKIKILAPAREWKMSREETIAYGEKCGIPSPVKKSSPYSIDRNLLGMAIEAGILEDPWAEPPEEVYLMTKAIEQTPDTPEYIEIGFDCGNPVSLNGKKLSPVALISQLNEIVGNHGVGRIDMIENRLVGIKSREIYETPAILVLMHAHRDLESLTLTADVTRYKRGIEETYSQMIYNGLWYNPLKTALDAFIQDTQKRVTGTVRLKLFKGNATIVGRKSDNSLYSFDLATYGAEDEFDHKAAEGFVYVWGLPTRIWSEKNRGDK; this is encoded by the coding sequence ATGAGTCGCGCTAAAAAAGTTGTGCTAGCATATTCGGGCGGAGTGGATACCTCCGTCTGCATTCCTTACCTCAAAAACGAGTGGGGTGTGGAAGAGGTAATTACTCTGGCTGCGGATTTGGGACAGGGAGATGAATTAGAACCGATCCGCAAAAAAGCTTTAGCATCCGGTGCTTCGGAATCTTTAGTTATTGATGCTACCGAAGAATTTGTCAAAGACTATGCGTTTCCAGCGATTCAAGCTAACGCACTTTACGAAAACCGTTATCCCCTTTCGACTGCCCTGGCTCGCCCGCTGATTGCTAAATTGTTAGTAGAAGCTGCGGAAAAATACGGTGCAGATGCGATCGCCCACGGTTGCACCGGCAAAGGAAACGATCAGGTACGGTTCGATGTGTCGATCGGCGCGCTCAACCCCAAGATTAAAATCTTAGCACCGGCGCGGGAGTGGAAAATGAGCCGCGAGGAAACGATCGCATACGGCGAGAAATGCGGTATTCCGTCGCCAGTGAAAAAGTCTTCGCCTTACAGTATCGATCGCAACTTATTGGGAATGGCAATTGAAGCCGGAATCCTCGAAGATCCTTGGGCGGAACCGCCAGAGGAAGTTTATTTGATGACAAAGGCGATCGAGCAAACTCCCGACACACCCGAATACATAGAAATCGGTTTCGATTGCGGAAATCCTGTCAGTTTAAACGGCAAAAAATTATCACCAGTCGCCTTAATTTCCCAGCTAAACGAAATAGTTGGAAACCACGGAGTCGGCCGGATTGACATGATTGAAAACCGCCTCGTCGGGATTAAATCGCGGGAAATTTACGAAACACCAGCGATTTTAGTTTTGATGCACGCGCACCGAGACTTAGAAAGTTTGACGCTGACAGCAGATGTGACGCGGTACAAGCGAGGCATCGAAGAAACCTACAGCCAAATGATTTATAACGGTCTTTGGTACAATCCTTTGAAAACAGCTTTAGACGCATTTATTCAGGACACGCAAAAGCGAGTCACTGGAACCGTGCGGCTCAAACTGTTCAAAGGAAATGCCACAATTGTCGGCCGCAAATCTGACAATTCTCTGTACAGTTTCGACTTAGCAACCTACGGCGCAGAGGACGAATTCGATCACAAAGCTGCCGAAGGATTTGTCTATGTTTGGGGACTACCAACCCGCATTTGGTCGGAGAAAAATAGAGGTGACAAATAG
- a CDS encoding 3' terminal RNA ribose 2'-O-methyltransferase Hen1 has product MLLTISTTRVPATDLGYLLHKHPDRHQSFPMTFGQASVFYPEANAERCTAALLLDVDPVGLVRGKSKSGDRPLDQYVNDRPYVASSFLSVALAKVFSTALSGRCKDRPELAETPIPLTVNLSVLPCRGGEKFLRQMFEPLGYQVAAKPLILDEQFPEWGASPYFSVELQNTVRLADLLSHLYVLIPVLDDDKHYWVGDDEIEKLLHHGEGWLNAHPAREQIANRYLKRQRRLTRIAVAQLAESDNIDPEDLEVSHQQEEEVLEQRISLNQQRLEAVTEVLKARGAKRVVDLGCGEGKLLQLLLKESSIEQITGVDVSFRALEIARERLQIDRLSPAKQSRIQLIQSSLIYRDSRLAGFDAAAVIEVIEHLDLERLAAFERVLFEFIRPKSAIVTTPNIEYNVRFENLPAGKFRHRDHRFEWTRAEFQTWANGVAERFACGVEFRCVGTEDLEVGSPTQMAIFEM; this is encoded by the coding sequence GTGTTATTAACTATTTCCACAACTCGCGTCCCTGCTACAGATTTAGGTTATTTGCTGCACAAACATCCCGATCGCCATCAATCCTTTCCGATGACTTTCGGGCAAGCCAGCGTGTTTTATCCAGAGGCAAATGCAGAAAGGTGCACGGCAGCTTTACTCTTAGATGTCGATCCGGTTGGTTTGGTGCGGGGCAAGTCGAAATCAGGCGATCGCCCTCTCGACCAATACGTGAACGATCGCCCCTACGTTGCGTCTTCGTTTCTGTCTGTCGCCCTCGCCAAGGTCTTTAGTACAGCTCTATCCGGTCGCTGCAAAGACCGCCCGGAACTCGCAGAAACCCCCATTCCTCTAACAGTTAATCTGTCGGTTTTGCCCTGTCGCGGTGGCGAGAAGTTCCTGCGGCAAATGTTTGAGCCGCTGGGGTATCAAGTCGCAGCAAAACCCCTGATTCTTGACGAGCAATTTCCCGAGTGGGGCGCGAGTCCTTACTTTTCTGTGGAACTGCAAAATACAGTTCGTTTGGCGGATTTGTTAAGCCATCTTTACGTGCTAATTCCCGTGTTGGATGACGACAAACATTACTGGGTGGGCGATGATGAAATCGAGAAGTTATTGCATCACGGCGAAGGTTGGTTGAACGCGCATCCCGCCCGCGAACAAATTGCCAACCGCTATCTGAAACGCCAGCGCCGTCTGACGCGAATTGCTGTAGCGCAGTTAGCAGAATCAGATAATATTGACCCGGAGGATCTCGAAGTTTCTCACCAGCAAGAAGAGGAAGTTTTAGAACAGCGAATTAGCTTGAATCAACAGCGTTTGGAAGCTGTGACGGAGGTTTTAAAAGCAAGAGGTGCTAAGCGAGTGGTAGATTTGGGCTGCGGTGAGGGAAAACTGCTGCAATTGCTTTTGAAAGAAAGCTCGATCGAACAAATTACAGGCGTCGATGTGTCCTTTCGGGCATTGGAAATTGCCAGAGAACGTTTGCAGATCGATCGATTGTCTCCGGCAAAACAATCTCGGATTCAACTAATCCAAAGTTCGCTGATTTATCGGGACAGCCGTTTGGCTGGTTTTGATGCGGCGGCGGTGATTGAAGTAATCGAACATCTCGATTTAGAACGGTTAGCTGCTTTTGAGCGGGTTTTGTTTGAATTTATCCGACCCAAAAGTGCGATCGTCACAACTCCAAATATTGAATATAATGTTCGGTTTGAAAACTTGCCTGCGGGCAAATTCCGCCACCGGGATCACCGCTTTGAGTGGACGAGGGCAGAGTTTCAAACTTGGGCGAATGGGGTTGCCGAACGGTTTGCCTGTGGGGTAGAGTTTCGTTGTGTGGGAACTGAAGATTTAGAAGTAGGTTCGCCTACGCAAATGGCTATTTTCGAGATGTAA